Proteins from a genomic interval of Triplophysa dalaica isolate WHDGS20190420 chromosome 13, ASM1584641v1, whole genome shotgun sequence:
- the gtf2a1 gene encoding transcription initiation factor IIA subunit 1 isoform X3 yields the protein MASSANSNQVPKLYRSVMEDVINEVRELFLDEGVDEQVLMELKTLWENKLMQSKAVEGFHSEEQQQAQRLVQQTQQTQQQTQTQVLLPPAQQVPQQQVIVQDPKLIQHMNATGMSAAATAATLALPTGVTPFQQLITPQGQILQVVRAANGTQYIIQPQQQMLLQPQVLPQMQPGGVQAPVIQQVLTPLQGGIPQQGGVIIQPQHIVLTGNKVQQNTQVMQAAAMTVQPIQGAAQAQAQAQAQAQAQAQAQAQAQAQAQAQPAQQEQQQQAAQPPMMLQVDGAGDTSSEEDDEEEEYDEDDDEDKEKDGGEDGQVEEEPLNSGDDVSDGEDQELFDTDNVVVCQYDKIHRSKNKWKFHLKDGIMNLNGRDYVFSKAIGDAEW from the exons CCTAAACTGTATAGATCGGTGATGGAGGATGTTATTAATGAAGTCCGTGAGCTTTTCCTGGATGAGGGAGTGGATGAACAGGTCCTAATGGAGCTTAAAACG CTGTGGGAGAATAAGTTGATGCAGTCTAAGGCGGTGGAAGGTTTTCACTCAGAGGAGCAGCAGCAGGCTCAACGGCTGGTCCAACAAACTCAGCAGACACAACAACAAACTCAAACACAAGTGCTCCTGCCCCCAGCACAGCAGG TTCCTCAGCAGCAGGTCATTGTTCAGGATCCCAAGCTTATCCAGCACATGAACGCAACCGGAATG AGTGCAGCAGCCACAGCAGCAACATTGGCATTGCCCACAGGTGTAACACCATTTCAGCAACTTATAACCCCTCAGG GTCAGATCCTGCAGGTGGTCAGAGCTGCCAATGGGACACAATACATTATTCAGCCTCAACAGCAGATGTTGTTGCAGCCACAGGTCCTGCCACAGATGCAGCCTGGAGGAGTGCAGGCCCCTGTCATACAGCAg GTGTTAACACCTCTTCAGGGGGGCATTCCTCAGCAGGGTGGAGTTATCATTCAACCACAGCATATTGTTCTAACAGGAAATAAAGTCCAGCAGAACACTCAG GTCATGCAGGCAGCGGCCATGACTGTGCAGCCCATACAGGGAGCGGCGCAGGCCCAGGCGCAGGCCCAGGCGCAGGCCCAGGCGCAGGCCCAGGCGCAGGCCCAGGCGCAGGCCCAGGCCCAGGCGCAGCCCGCACAACAGGAACAGCAACAACAGGCTGCCCAACCTCCCATGATGCTCCAGGTGGATGGTGCAGGAGACACATCCTCAGAAgaagatgatgaggaggaggagtaTGATGAGGACGATGATGAAGATAAGGAGAAAGATGGTGGAGAGGATGGACAGGTGGAGGAG gAGCCATTAAACAGTGGAGATGATGTCAGCGATGGAGAAGACCAAGAGCTGTTCGACACAGATAATGTGGTTGTTTGCCAGTATGACAAG ATTCACAGAAGTAAGAACAAATGGAAATTTCACCTGAAAGATGGAATAATGAATCTGAATGGACGGGATTACGTTTTCTCCAAAGCCATTGGCGATGCAGAGTGGTGA
- the gtf2a1 gene encoding transcription initiation factor IIA subunit 1 isoform X4: MEDVINEVRELFLDEGVDEQVLMELKTLWENKLMQSKAVEGFHSEEQQQAQRLVQQTQQTQQQTQTQVLLPPAQQVPQQQVIVQDPKLIQHMNATGMSAAATAATLALPTGVTPFQQLITPQGQILQVVRAANGTQYIIQPQQQMLLQPQVLPQMQPGGVQAPVIQQVLTPLQGGIPQQGGVIIQPQHIVLTGNKVQQNTQVMQAAAMTVQPIQGAAQAQAQAQAQAQAQAQAQAQAQAQAQAQPAQQEQQQQAAQPPMMLQVDGAGDTSSEEDDEEEEYDEDDDEDKEKDGGEDGQVEEEPLNSGDDVSDGEDQELFDTDNVVVCQYDKIHRSKNKWKFHLKDGIMNLNGRDYVFSKAIGDAEW; encoded by the exons ATGGAGGATGTTATTAATGAAGTCCGTGAGCTTTTCCTGGATGAGGGAGTGGATGAACAGGTCCTAATGGAGCTTAAAACG CTGTGGGAGAATAAGTTGATGCAGTCTAAGGCGGTGGAAGGTTTTCACTCAGAGGAGCAGCAGCAGGCTCAACGGCTGGTCCAACAAACTCAGCAGACACAACAACAAACTCAAACACAAGTGCTCCTGCCCCCAGCACAGCAGG TTCCTCAGCAGCAGGTCATTGTTCAGGATCCCAAGCTTATCCAGCACATGAACGCAACCGGAATG AGTGCAGCAGCCACAGCAGCAACATTGGCATTGCCCACAGGTGTAACACCATTTCAGCAACTTATAACCCCTCAGG GTCAGATCCTGCAGGTGGTCAGAGCTGCCAATGGGACACAATACATTATTCAGCCTCAACAGCAGATGTTGTTGCAGCCACAGGTCCTGCCACAGATGCAGCCTGGAGGAGTGCAGGCCCCTGTCATACAGCAg GTGTTAACACCTCTTCAGGGGGGCATTCCTCAGCAGGGTGGAGTTATCATTCAACCACAGCATATTGTTCTAACAGGAAATAAAGTCCAGCAGAACACTCAG GTCATGCAGGCAGCGGCCATGACTGTGCAGCCCATACAGGGAGCGGCGCAGGCCCAGGCGCAGGCCCAGGCGCAGGCCCAGGCGCAGGCCCAGGCGCAGGCCCAGGCGCAGGCCCAGGCCCAGGCGCAGCCCGCACAACAGGAACAGCAACAACAGGCTGCCCAACCTCCCATGATGCTCCAGGTGGATGGTGCAGGAGACACATCCTCAGAAgaagatgatgaggaggaggagtaTGATGAGGACGATGATGAAGATAAGGAGAAAGATGGTGGAGAGGATGGACAGGTGGAGGAG gAGCCATTAAACAGTGGAGATGATGTCAGCGATGGAGAAGACCAAGAGCTGTTCGACACAGATAATGTGGTTGTTTGCCAGTATGACAAG ATTCACAGAAGTAAGAACAAATGGAAATTTCACCTGAAAGATGGAATAATGAATCTGAATGGACGGGATTACGTTTTCTCCAAAGCCATTGGCGATGCAGAGTGGTGA